The Phosphitispora fastidiosa DNA segment GGGTTATCTTCCCGCTGGTTAGGTGATAGGGTTTCTCTCAACCCATCGGCTTGATGTGCATGCCGGACGAACAAAAGTGAAAGGGCTGAATTACTGCCCTTTCATTTTTTGTTCCAACTCCTTGGGGATGTTAAGTTCAGTTTTGTTATAATCTCTAGGTACACTGTCTACCGTAAACTTCATGGATGCCAGGCCGAAAAAGGAGACCCTGGCGTGAACCTCGTATCTCACCGGCAGATAACTTTCCCGGGAAATCCGGAATACCTGTTTTATTTCCTTTAATTCAGCCCCTTTCAACTGGGGCGGCATGGCATCAGTCAACTCTGAAAGAGCGCCTGCCTCAGGGATAACCTCAATTACATATTCCTGCCCGGCATTTTTATGTGCGGTATTTTTCTGTGCGGTATTTTCCTTTTCAGACTGTGTTATCACAGAAACTTTCCCGCTCTGTTGGTCTATATTGATCAGGTTTGACACCGGATCTACCAAACTCAGCTGCCTATAGAAAAATTCTACAAACGGCCCTACCGTGGGGTCTTCCTCTGGTCTCCCCCATTTCTTCTTTACAGGGCTTAGGACATATACCTCGTCGCCCTGGATATACATCAATGTCTCTCCCGACATTTGGGGTATCTGCCAGGTAAAATCAACCATCTGCCGGTCGTCATCCCGGTCAACCCTGTTCAGGATATCCACATTGACCTGATTCCCCACTGATACCTCAGTTTTGTACGTATAATTTTTGATATCTCCCGCTGCATCCCTGGCCTCTTCCATGATATCAGCAGCATTTTCGAGTTTCGGTTCCTCTTTGAGGGCATTCCAGGGTTCCCAGAAATACAGGATGATCCCTGCTGCCAGAAGCAGAACCAGAAGCAGTATCTTTCCTTTTTTCATAACGGCCTCCTTTAAAAGGCTTAGTTTATCTAAGCAGTTTTGCCAACAATTTTCCGTAACTAAATTATGCCTCAAACTGAGAAAAAAGAACCAGGGGTCGTCTCAAAGCTGAGACAACCCCTGGTTGTTCAAAGCACTACTGCTTATCTTCAATTAACACTTATCTTCAATTAAATCTTATTCTAACGAATCAAGACCCGACATGATATCAACTGCTGCTTCAGCCTCTTTAGGAACCGTAATCACCTGAGTCTTATTAATATCTGAAATGGTTGTTGTGATATCACCTTCCATAGTCATACTCCCAAGGGCAGCCCCGAGATTAATCCCCATTTTCATTTCACAGTCACTGCCATAATAAATATTATTTCTGTCACCTATCCAGTATGTGTAGCTGAGCTTATTTATGGTAATAGCCTTAATAGCATCATTGAGCATTTCATTTAAGGTTTCATCATTGAGCACTTCATTCAAAACTTCGTCACCGGCAGCGGCTTCACCGTAAACATCGGTTAAGATCATATCCACCAGTTTACCCAGTTTCAGCCCATTAATTTCGAAAGTTACACCTGTGGTCTGTACCCCATTAATGACTTTCTCGCCAGCAAAGCTCACTTCACGAAAAGCGCCGATTTCTTTTGCAGCATCAAGAAATGCCGTATAATCAATCGCTAATGAACTGCTTTGCTGAATAAGCTGTGTATAGACTTCTGCTTCTTCGGGATCCATTTCCATTTTCATCCAGGTTCCGGCAATCGGGTCTTTGATGTAATATACATTATCCTTAAAAATATACTCGACTTCCATCTCCTGACCGAGAAGCGCAGGTTCAGTGGACATTGTACCGGTAAAGGCAAAGGCCGGCGCTTCAGTATCCATCTTCATATTACCGACAAAACCCATCTTCATACTCTCAGGCCCTGTCATCCCTGACACCGATACTTCCATTTCGCCTTCCATATCCATTTTTAACTTCTTAATATCCTTATTTTTTTCCATTGAGGCAGCCAGAAGGGCATATGCCTCTTCATCAATATTAACCGGAGTTTTGATGGATATGGTCCGGGTAACTGCATCCCAGGTTACCACAGCATCAAGGTTTTCACTTACAAACCGCAGCGGTATCAGGGTCCTGCCGTCAATAATAGCTGCCGGCACATCCATAACAACATCTGTTTCATTAACCCTGGCCAGATTACTGTCAATTACCAGGACTACATTGTCGTCCCCTTTAATCACGGTAACGGTTCTGCTGGCTTCATTCCAGGTTACTTCGCCACCCATTGATTCGACTATTTTCCTTACCGGCACCAGGGTCCTGCCCTCACGAATTACCGGAGCCACATCAAAGGTAATTCCCTCATCATCAATCAGGACTTTTACGGGCTCTGCTGCTCCCGCCACACCGGAAAATGCGGTCAGGATAAAAATAATGCACATAAAAATCTGTAAAGCCTTTTTCAATCTTCTCTCCCCCCACCTTAACATATTTTGGTCTTTTCTCCGTAAATAGTATATTATGTGGGCACCCTTATAATCCCTGCTATTTTTTTAATTTTTTGTATATTTCTCATATTTCTCTCAAGCATCACTTTTGGCAGCAGTTCTGCCACCCTTCGTTCCGGCAGAACCACCTGGCGCACCCCCGCCCCTTACAAACGAAACCGCTGCCCCGCAAAGGGCAATCACTGCGGCCACCTTAAAGACAAGGCCAAGGGCCTCAACATAAGCAGTCTGCCAGGGCAGAACAGATTTCAGGGCTGCAAATCTGGTATTAAAAATCGCCACCGAAAGAGCAACTCCAATTACCATTCCAACATTTCTCACGGTGGCCACAACTCCTCCGGCAACCCCCAGTTTGGGGAGCGGAACCGTACTCATAACAGAGCTGTTATTTGGTGACTGGAACATTCCCGTTCCCAATCCCATTAAAGCCATTTTCCAGACCAGTGACAGGGGCGACATATCAACACTTATATCTGCCAGTAAATACAAGCCAATTGCATTGATACTCAATCCCCCGGTAGTCAGCAAAAGAGGCCCTGTTTTATCTGAGAGCCAGCCGCTAAAAGGAGCTGTCAGAGCCATGACCACCGGAAAAGCAGTCATCACCAGTCCCATTTGATAGGCCTTCAGACTAAGTATCTCAGACATATAAAATGGCAGCAGATAAGTAGTGAAGAACATGGCCACAAAAGACAGCAATCCAGCTACATTGCCGGCAAAAAACAGCCTGCTGCGGAACAGGGAAAGTTCAATCATCGGCTGCTTGATTTTCAGTTGTGTAATAAAAAACGCTCCCAGAAGGACAGCCGAACCAACCAGGAGAACCAGTATCCGCTGGGAAGCCCAGCCATACTCCTGGCCATCAGACAGCCCCAAAAGAAAACAGGTTATCCCGCCGCCAAACAGCAGGGCCCCAAAATAATCAAATTTTTGTTTTCCCAGTATATCTTTGTCCCTTGGCAGGATAAAAAGGGATGCAATAAATCCCAAAATCCCAATAGGAATGTTAATATAAAATATTGCCCGCCATCCCAGACTGCTGACCAAAAAACCTCCCAAACTGGGTCCGGTGAGACTCCCCAGGGCAACTACGGTTCCCATAGTTCCCAAGGCCCGTCCCCGCTCCCTGGGAGGAAAACAGGAAGTTATCAGCCCCATAGCATTTGCCATCATCATTGCTGCGCCCACCGCCTGAATAATCCTGAAGAACACCAGCAGCTGTACAGTACCGGCTGTCCCGCACAGGGCTGAACCCAGCGCAAAACCCAGAAACCCCGCTGCATACACCCTGTTTTTGCCAATGATGTCTGCCAGCCTGCCAAAAGCCAGAAGCAGGCTCGAAATAGTCAGCAGGTATGCAGTGACCGTCCACTGCAGGGTCTCCTTGCCAACACCGAAATCAACAGAGATTGTCGGTAAAGCCACATTAACTATACTCCCATCCAGGGTAGCCATAAAAGTACCTGTGGCTACATTGCAAAGAACTATCCATTTAAAATAGGGCTTTTTCTTTAATTCTTCTTTCAATGACACCGTCTCATCTTCCCCCTGCATCAGCAGCATTCTGCATAAATTTTCTTGTCATGAAGATGAATAATATTGCTTCTTGGCCCGCTCAATCGGAGTCTCATCATGAATCCCCAGCTTATATCTTCTTTTATCCTCATACATGCTCTGATCGGCCCGTGTTAGTATATCACTGAGCCCTTCACGGCCAAATGCCGTTGCTGTACCGATACTAAGCGCCAGTGATATATCCTGGTTGTTATTTTGCTCCTCATTCCATTTGGCCACATTCTCCAGAATCCGCTTATGGACGATAAGCGCTTCCTCCCTGGTTGTATTTGGAAGAAGCATAACGAGCTCATCACCTCCGTAACGGCACACGGTATCACTGTCCCTGACACTGTACTGCAGGACATGGGCAGCAGCTTGGATAATTTGGTCACCCATGATGTGACCAAAGAAGTCATTGATAAATTTCAGGTCATTGACATCAACCATTATAATGGTCAGGTACAGGTCTTTTCTCTTTAACTGGGCAACTGCCTGATCCAAAACCTGGTCAAAATACTGGCGGTTATATAACCCGGTAAGTCCGTCCACAAAAGCCATTTTCTGAGTCTTGGCGAACAGCTGGGCATTTTTAATGGCTGCAGCAGCATGATTGGCAAAAGTATGTAAAAGTTCCTGTTCCTCCAGACCAAAGACATCCCGCTCCTCACTTTCCACCACAAGGGCCCCCAGGCACTTATCCTGGTCCTTTAGCGGCAGAACAAACACTGCACTTGTTTCCGGCCTTTTTACGATTTTATCAAAGCCCGGTCTGCCCCGTTCCAGGCTTACCATTTCCCCGGACCTTACTGCAAAGGCAATAATGCTGTCAGGAGAAGCAAAGTCAATTGTTTCCACAGGCGTTTCTCCAAGCAGGCAGTCTGTGGTCGCCATGGGGACAAGCTTTTCTCTGGCCTCATCCAGAAGATAAATAGTACCTGATGTGAAATTTATTACTTCAACCGCCAGCAGCAGAATCTTAAAAAGGACATCATTAAGATTGAGTGATGAATTAATTGTATGGCTCACCTTAAAAAGCGCCGACAGTTCCTTCTCTGATTTGCGGATACGGTCAGTAAGCTCACGTTTACCGGTAATATCCAGGCTGACCAATACCAGGCCAATGAACTCACCCTCAGGGGTAAATACAGGTGATACCAGTTTCTCCAGGTCAGGTTCTGAATGAACATCGATTCTTTTCCATTCTGCAAATTTTTTCCCACATGCGTTTCTAATCATTTCTTCTATTTTGACATATGTCTCTTTAGGGTGGCAGTCTTCCAGTTTTCTGCCCACCAGAGCTTCTCTGGGGATGTTTTTCATAATGCCTGCAGAGACATTACAGTACCGGATAATACCGTCTGGGTCCACAAAGATAATCCCAATATGCATACTTTCAAACAAGCTCAGCAAAACATCGACATCAAAAAACCGGTTCATCTTAACCCACCTCAATCGGATACCAAACTGAATCCCAACACCCCTGCCGAAGCAATATTACTCTGTATTTATCTTCCAGTTCGACACCATGCTGATTAATCCTTTTTTTCGTTTTCATTATTCCACCTATGCGAATAAATCAAACCCCCAAAGAATTACCTCCGGGGGTTCCGTAAAAGTCAATCAGTTAATTTCGAGAAGCACAGCCGTTTCATCACAGTTAGGGAACTTTGGACATTCTATACATTCTTTCCATACCTTGTGTGGCAGGATTTCTTTAGAGACCACCTTAAAACCGCATTTCTTAAAGAAAATTGCCTGGTAGGTAAGGGAAAATACCCGGAGAATGCCCAGATCCCATGATTCTCTGATAAAACAGCTTATCAGTCCCCTGCCTATTCCCTGTTTGGTATATTCGGGGGCAACTGCCAAAGCCCGTACCTCAGCCAGGTCTTCCCAGAGGATATGCAGCCCTCCGGCAGCAATCACCTTCCCATTATCCTCAGCAACAGTAAAATCCCTGATATGTTCATAAAGCATAGCCCTGGAGCGGGCCAGCATCAAACCTTCATTGGCATAGTGTGTGATTAGTGCATGAATGCATTCGGCATCACTGATTCTTGCTTTGCGATAAATCATCGAACCATAACCTTTCCTCGAAAATATGTAGTAATTATATCATTGAATATTTAGTTACTTCAACAAAAACTTTTCCCGACCTTAAGCGCCGTCTGGAAAAGCGCAAAAAAAGTGAGCGCCTCATATTCTTTGCACTGAGCGCTCCCTGAACTTCATAACCTTCTAATCCGTTTTACCTGTGGGCTGTTTTCATCTCCATGTGCCGTTCCTCCCACAACTATCTGCGGGATGTGGATTGTTGGCTGGGCATCGGAAACCGGTACCCCCTGACCGTCTTTGCCGCAGGTGCCTATGGTGTAGCCCAGGTCGCTGCCCACCATATCAACTGTCTGCAGCACCTCAGGACCATTGCCGGTTAGGGTCGCCCCCCTTACAGGTCCGGTGATTTCACCTTCTCTGATAAGGTATCCCTCAGCCACATCAAAGACAAAATCGCCATTGGTTGTATTTACCTGACCACCGCCCATCTTTTTGACCAGCAGCCCGTTTTTCACATGTTTAATTATCTTTTCGGGATCCTCCTTCCCTGAGGCAATATATGTATTGCTCATCCTGGGAATGGGTCTGTCCTGGTATGACTCGCGCCTTCCGTTGCCGGTCGGACTAACCCCTTGTTCGCGCATTGCCGTAAGCCGGTCATACATATATTCTTGCAGCACTCCATCCTTGATAAGGACCGTCTTCTGTCCCTGAGTTCCCTCATCATCAAACCTGAAGGAGCCATATTTCCCTTTTATCGTGGCATCATCAACAACAGTAATCAGGTCAGACGCCACCTTTTGGCCTTTTTGTCCGGCATAAACAGAGAGTTTCTTCTGGACCAGGTCTGCCTCCAAGCCATGACCGCAGGCCTCATGCACCATAGTCCCGCCGGCTTCTCCCGACATGACCACTTCCATCTTCCCCGCAGGTGCAGGCTTGGCTTCCAGCATTTTAACAGCCCTTCCCGCTGCTTCTTTGGCCACATCTTCAGGACTGTATTCCTGCAGCAGTTCAAAACCCTGAAAACCGCCTATGGCATCATAGCCGGTCTGGATTACACCTTTATCCATGGCAACCGTGTTTATCATAAACCGGGTTCTTACCCTCTGGTCTCGGACATAATCTCCCTTTGTATTGGCAATGACGACATTTTGAATAACATCCCCAATCCCAACAGTAACCTGTTTAATCCGGGAGTCAAATCCCCTGGCCGCCCTGTTGCCCCTGAGCACCATTTCCACCTTATCATCAATGCTGACAGTATCAGGCATTTTTTCAATCCCAATCTCAACTACAGGTTGTACTTCCCTGAGGTCTACAGTAACATCACGTCCGCCTTCAGAAGCAGCGCTGACAACACCGGCAACCTTGGCAAGCCCTTCCTTGGAAACGTCATTGGTATATGCATAAGCTGTCGCATCTCCGGAAATTACTCTAATCCCGGCGCCGATATCTATGCCTGAGTTAATCCGTTCAATTTTATCAGCCTCACAGG contains these protein-coding regions:
- a CDS encoding DUF6612 family protein — translated: MKKGKILLLVLLLAAGIILYFWEPWNALKEEPKLENAADIMEEARDAAGDIKNYTYKTEVSVGNQVNVDILNRVDRDDDRQMVDFTWQIPQMSGETLMYIQGDEVYVLSPVKKKWGRPEEDPTVGPFVEFFYRQLSLVDPVSNLINIDQQSGKVSVITQSEKENTAQKNTAHKNAGQEYVIEVIPEAGALSELTDAMPPQLKGAELKEIKQVFRISRESYLPVRYEVHARVSFFGLASMKFTVDSVPRDYNKTELNIPKELEQKMKGQ
- a CDS encoding DUF6612 family protein, which codes for MKKALQIFMCIIFILTAFSGVAGAAEPVKVLIDDEGITFDVAPVIREGRTLVPVRKIVESMGGEVTWNEASRTVTVIKGDDNVVLVIDSNLARVNETDVVMDVPAAIIDGRTLIPLRFVSENLDAVVTWDAVTRTISIKTPVNIDEEAYALLAASMEKNKDIKKLKMDMEGEMEVSVSGMTGPESMKMGFVGNMKMDTEAPAFAFTGTMSTEPALLGQEMEVEYIFKDNVYYIKDPIAGTWMKMEMDPEEAEVYTQLIQQSSSLAIDYTAFLDAAKEIGAFREVSFAGEKVINGVQTTGVTFEINGLKLGKLVDMILTDVYGEAAAGDEVLNEVLNDETLNEMLNDAIKAITINKLSYTYWIGDRNNIYYGSDCEMKMGINLGAALGSMTMEGDITTTISDINKTQVITVPKEAEAAVDIMSGLDSLE
- a CDS encoding MFS transporter; amino-acid sequence: MSLKEELKKKPYFKWIVLCNVATGTFMATLDGSIVNVALPTISVDFGVGKETLQWTVTAYLLTISSLLLAFGRLADIIGKNRVYAAGFLGFALGSALCGTAGTVQLLVFFRIIQAVGAAMMMANAMGLITSCFPPRERGRALGTMGTVVALGSLTGPSLGGFLVSSLGWRAIFYINIPIGILGFIASLFILPRDKDILGKQKFDYFGALLFGGGITCFLLGLSDGQEYGWASQRILVLLVGSAVLLGAFFITQLKIKQPMIELSLFRSRLFFAGNVAGLLSFVAMFFTTYLLPFYMSEILSLKAYQMGLVMTAFPVVMALTAPFSGWLSDKTGPLLLTTGGLSINAIGLYLLADISVDMSPLSLVWKMALMGLGTGMFQSPNNSSVMSTVPLPKLGVAGGVVATVRNVGMVIGVALSVAIFNTRFAALKSVLPWQTAYVEALGLVFKVAAVIALCGAAVSFVRGGGAPGGSAGTKGGRTAAKSDA
- a CDS encoding sensor domain-containing diguanylate cyclase; protein product: MNRFFDVDVLLSLFESMHIGIIFVDPDGIIRYCNVSAGIMKNIPREALVGRKLEDCHPKETYVKIEEMIRNACGKKFAEWKRIDVHSEPDLEKLVSPVFTPEGEFIGLVLVSLDITGKRELTDRIRKSEKELSALFKVSHTINSSLNLNDVLFKILLLAVEVINFTSGTIYLLDEAREKLVPMATTDCLLGETPVETIDFASPDSIIAFAVRSGEMVSLERGRPGFDKIVKRPETSAVFVLPLKDQDKCLGALVVESEERDVFGLEEQELLHTFANHAAAAIKNAQLFAKTQKMAFVDGLTGLYNRQYFDQVLDQAVAQLKRKDLYLTIIMVDVNDLKFINDFFGHIMGDQIIQAAAHVLQYSVRDSDTVCRYGGDELVMLLPNTTREEALIVHKRILENVAKWNEEQNNNQDISLALSIGTATAFGREGLSDILTRADQSMYEDKRRYKLGIHDETPIERAKKQYYSSS
- a CDS encoding N-acetyltransferase, whose translation is MIYRKARISDAECIHALITHYANEGLMLARSRAMLYEHIRDFTVAEDNGKVIAAGGLHILWEDLAEVRALAVAPEYTKQGIGRGLISCFIRESWDLGILRVFSLTYQAIFFKKCGFKVVSKEILPHKVWKECIECPKFPNCDETAVLLEIN
- a CDS encoding TldD/PmbA family protein; the protein is MLAKGDLEEILHLAVARGGDFADIFIEEKKTAAVACEADKIERINSGIDIGAGIRVISGDATAYAYTNDVSKEGLAKVAGVVSAASEGGRDVTVDLREVQPVVEIGIEKMPDTVSIDDKVEMVLRGNRAARGFDSRIKQVTVGIGDVIQNVVIANTKGDYVRDQRVRTRFMINTVAMDKGVIQTGYDAIGGFQGFELLQEYSPEDVAKEAAGRAVKMLEAKPAPAGKMEVVMSGEAGGTMVHEACGHGLEADLVQKKLSVYAGQKGQKVASDLITVVDDATIKGKYGSFRFDDEGTQGQKTVLIKDGVLQEYMYDRLTAMREQGVSPTGNGRRESYQDRPIPRMSNTYIASGKEDPEKIIKHVKNGLLVKKMGGGQVNTTNGDFVFDVAEGYLIREGEITGPVRGATLTGNGPEVLQTVDMVGSDLGYTIGTCGKDGQGVPVSDAQPTIHIPQIVVGGTAHGDENSPQVKRIRRL